Part of the Propioniciclava sp. MC1595 genome is shown below.
GTGTTGTGCCTCGGGCGCCGAACGCCTTGTCGACTGCTGCGTCGAGGATGCGGTGGGCCTCTCTCAGGTCGGCGGGCATCACATCGGGGCGGTAGAGGTCGGCGAGGGTCCGCTGGGGATGGCGGTCCCGAGCGTCTTCGACCGAGCGACCTGCCGCGATGATGTCCCGGCGGGCGCCCTCGCCAAGGTCGGGCAGGGGCAGGTTGTTCCAGACGATGGTGTTCGAGAAGCGAAGATCGGACTTGAGTCTTCCTCCGACGGTGGCCTGCCAGGCCATGAACATGGCCGAGGAGATGACGGCGAACAGCAGCCCGGTCGAGTCGTTGGCCGTGAAGGTGGCGTCACTGGCGATGACGTCTGGGGTGACCCTTCTGACGGGGTAATAGTCCCGCAGTTCGCTGGAGACCCTCGGGATGACCAGGTAGGGCTCTGTGTGCAGGGCGGGCCGTTGTCCGAAGAGGTGGGGGGTTTGGGCCATCTGGCGCGTGCTCGCGGCGGTGCTCTTGAGACGGAACAGCCGGACAGCATCCACCCGCTCGCGAAGGATGGCGCTGCGGTGCAGGTCAGCCGGGTCGAGGCCGGTGAGCCAGAGGCACCAGCGTTGCTTGCCGTGGAGGACTTCCTCGGCCCCGAGGAACGGCCGTAGGTAGCGCCGGGCGATCGGGTCGTGGAACACCCCGTCGTAGTCGGCGGGCAGGACGATGAGGTTGCCGTCGTCACGGGGCATATTGCCGAAGGTGGCCTCGGGCAGGCCGGGGACCAGTGGCTGGGACCGCTTGGTTACGAACACGTTGGGACCGTCGACGAGGTAGGCGTTGATGGTGGCGACCTGGCGTTCCGCACCCTGCTGCCCGGTGGCGGGGTGGTCGAAGAGACGGGGCTTGGCACCGTCGAGGGTCTTGGCGAACCCGACGATGACGCAGTGCACGGCAGCCTTACCGGCGGCTTCGGAGGTCCAGGGGAAGGTGCGGTGAGCGAACTTGATGCGCCACCCGGCTTCGAAGATGGGGGCGAACAGGTGGGGTACGGGGTCGCCTTGAGTGATGGAGTTGGTGGTGACGAACGCGAACTTGCCTGCGGTGTTCTGGAAGTAGTGCAACGACTTGGCGTGCCAACCGGTGACGTAGTCGAGTCGGCTGATGTCGTCCTTGCCCCACGCGTCACGCAGTTCCTCGGCTTGGGCATCCGAGCGGGTCGCGTGCCCGAGGAACGGAGGGTTGCCGGCGACGATCGTGTCTTCGGTGGGTGGGCAGACCAGGGCCCAGTCGAGCTTCAACGCACTGACGTTGCTGACGATGGTGGCCTGCTCGTGAATGGGGAGCCGGTCGGGGGCCCATCCGAGTCGTTCGGTGAGTTTGAGATCGCATTGCCGGTCGATGAGGAACATGGCGGTTTCGGCGATGCGGGCCGGCCATTCGTCGATTTCGATGCCGTAGAAGTGGTCGAGGGTGACTTTGAGCCCGTAGTTGGCCAGGAGCATGGCGGGGTCGCCGGTGATCTCTTGGAGCCGTTCCATGATCGCCAACTCGAGGTCGCGGAGTTCGCGGTAGGCGACGATGATGAAGTTGCCGCAGCCGCAGGCGGGGTCGAGGTAGCGGATCCGGCCGAGCTTGTCGCGGAGCTTGCGGAGCCGGTCGGCTTCGTACTTGCCCAGGGTCTTGATGTGGTCGAACTCAGCCCGTAGTTCGTCGAGGAAGAGCGGGTTGAGGGTCTTGAGGATGTTCTCCTCGGAGGTGTAGTGCTCCCCGAGTTCGCGGCGGGTTTGGGCGTCGCGAACTGATTGGAACATGGAGCCGAAGATGGCAGGGCTGATGGTCTGCCAGTCGCGGTCGCAGGCGTCGAGGACTGCGGCGCGGAACTCGGCGTTCATGGCGGGCAGGGTGAGGTGCTCGTTGAAGATGCCGCCGTTGACGTAGCGGAAGCCGTCCAGCTCTGGCCCGATGTCGCCGCGTTCCTTGGGAGGGGTGTCGAGGTAGGCGAACAGCCTGGTGAGCTTGGCACCGATGTCGGAGCCGTCGGCAGCGGTGTGATCACGGATGAAGTCCTGGAACAGGCCCTCGGGCCACATGTCGGTGTCATCGCCGAACATGAGGAAGAGAATCCGGGCCAGGGTCACCGAGATCTCGTGGTCGCGTACCTTCGGGTCTTTGGTGGACGGATAGGCCTTTTCCATGGCGGCGTACAGGCGGGCCATGAGCTTGGAGGCGTACTTGGTTTCGTTCTGGGCTTCGACGTCGAACGCCTGCCGCACTTTGGCCAGGACGGAGTTGCTGTCGAGGAGGACGTCGAACGGGAGCCGGATGACGTCGAGCTTGGCGGCGAAGCGGGGGTCGGGGTCGCCGTTGCGATGCTTGTGTCGGCTCAGCCGGGTGGTCGTGGAGTTGCCGACGGCGCGACGGACGGGCCAGCGCCACACCTGCTCGCTGTCGTCGTGGAAGATCACGATCCGGTCAGTGCTGGTCTTGGCGAGTTGTTGGTCGAGCATGGCTTCGAGCTTGGAGTCGGGTTTCTCGTTGACGACCCACACGCGCAGTCCCTTGTAGGACGAGACGTTGGTCGCGGTGACGGGCCGACCTTCGTGTTCGTAGGTCACCGGAGGGTGGTCGGGCCGGGACCAGTTCAAGTCGATCAGGAAGAGCTTCTGGTAGTCGCGCCGCTCGGCTTGTTCGATGAGTGTGCTGGTCATGCGTCCTGGACTCCTAGTGAGCAGACGATCTTGATGGTGTCGGTGTCGGCGCCGCCGATGACGAGTCGGTCTTCGTCGTGGAGTTGGTTGATCAGGTCAACGAGGTCGTCGAGGCTGTACTTGTTCCGCCGTGCTTGGGTTAGTCGCATGGTGGCGTGCTCGGTAAGTGGGCGCTCGTGCAGTGCATCGAGTGCCTCGGTGGCCTTTCCACCGAAGAGGGTGCCCCCGAGACGTCCCCAGGCCCACTTGCGGATGCCTTTGAGGTTGCCGGCGGCGACCGTTTCGGTCTTGAGGGGGCCTTGGACGAGGGCCTCTTCGCGTTCGAAGTGGTCCGCGCGTAGGGGGGCGGTGGGCGTGTCGGGTTCGGCCCGGAAGATGCGGAGGGCTTCCAGGGGGGTCAGGATGCGTTGCTCGGTGTTGGTGGAGGTGGCGAACGCGTCGACGCCGGAGGTGGTCGCGACGTAGCAGGTGACGCTGCCGTGGTTTTCGTGGAAGTGCTGGGCTCGGGTGGAGTGGATCATGTCCTGCATGCCGAGCACCTTGGTCGTGATCGTGGGGTGGTGCTCCAGGGCTTTGGACCAGACCAGCCAAGCTTCGCTGACGGAGTCTGCTTCGGCTTCGTCGTCGCTGTCGTCGTCGGTGATGCGGCCCTTGTAAAAGTCGTCGAGGATCTTGATTTCCCGCTCGCCACCGAAGAACTTCTCGTCTGAGCCGAAGGCTTCCGCGGCGGCCCCGAGCCGGTCTTTGATGCGTTGCCGCAGCCGGATCTGTTGCTCGATCTTCTCGTGGGTGACCAGGTACAGGTGCACGGTCTTGGACTTCTGGCCGATCCGGTCGACGCGGCCGGCCCGCTGGATGATCCGGATGATGGCCCAGGGCAGGTCGTAGTTGACGACGATGTGAGCGTCTTGCAGGTTCTGGCCCTCGGAGAGGACGTCGGTGGCGATGAGGACGTCGATCGGGTCCTCGATGGCGGCGGGGTCGACGACGACTTGGCTGGGCAGCTTGTTGGAGTGCGGAGAGAACCGGCGTGCGATGCCGGCAGGGTTGTCGGTGTCGCCGGTGGCGAGCCCGACGTGGTCGATGCCGGCGCTTGTGAGGGCGTCGGCGATGTATTCGGCGGTGTCGCTGTACTCGGTGAACACGAGGACCTTTTCGCCGGCGTGTTGGGTGGTGAGCAGGTCGACGAGCGCGTTCATCTTGGAGTCCCTGGTGGGGTCCCAGTTCCCGAACCGGTCGAGCAGCCCGGTGATGGTGTCGTTGTCCTTGGCGAGGTCCTTGCGCAGGGTGGTCTTGAACACGGTCGAGTTGACCCATTTGGTTTTCGCGGGCGGGGACTTCATCAAGGTGGTGTAGCGGGTCGCGATGCTGCCGTGCAGGTCGCCGTCGCCTTCGATGTCGTCGTCGGTGACGGCGATCTGCTTGTCGGTGAAGGAGCCGAGCGGGATGGGGAGCTTGTTGTCGATGGCGTGGAGGAACAGCTCGTTGCGGGCCCGCTGGCGTTGCAGGGACAGGATGAAGGAGTGTCCCGAGGACGAGAGCCGTTTGAAGAGGCTGATCCGGACGAAGCCGCTGACGTTGCCGCGGCCGGAGCGGATGTCGTCGAGGTTCTTGGTGTCAGTGGGGGTGTGGGGGGCGCGGGGGTTGTCGTAGTCGGCGAGCCGGTAGCGGGGCAGGATCAGGTCACGGATGGCGTCGAGGGTGGCGTTGTCCTCCATGAGGGCCGCGGGGTCGTCGCTGGTGAACGCGTGACTCAGCGGGGTCGCAATGCGGGTGGGGAAGTGGAACTTCTCGCCGTTGGCGAACTGCAGGTACTCCCGTTCGGACTGGGTGCCGTCGGGGTTGGTGACGAGTTCCTTCCGGGCGGTCCGTTTGATGAAGGAGCGGGTGCGGCGCACGAGGTGGTCGCTCATGAGCCGCTTCCAGTCCTCGGGTTCTTCGGAGCGGCGGAACGCGGTCAGGGTGTTGATCTTCCCGTCGACCTTGCTAGCAAGGTTGGGGTCGGCGCGGAGGGCTTCGGTGGGGACGAGGCCCAGGTCGTCGTCCTCGTCGATGTAGAGGCCGATCTGGTTGGCGACGTCGGTGAACGCGAGGTTGTACGGGGTGGCCGTCAGCAGCAGCACCTTGGAGCCGTTGGCGCGGATGTAGCGGTGGATCGCCTCGTAGGCGATGGTGCCGTTGTTGCGCAGGTTGTGTGACTCGTCGCAGATGACCAGGTTGAACCGTTTGAGTTCGGGGAGGACCTTGTCGACCATGGAGTAGGGCACGACCCGGCCGTTGATGTCGTAGGCCTCGAGGTGTTCGGTCCACATGGGTTCCAGGTTCTTGGGGCACAGCACGAGGGTGGAGTAGTCCTCGGCGGCTTGGAGCATCAGGGCGGTGGCGACGGCGGTGAGGGTCTTGCCCAGGCCGACGACGTCGCCGAGCATGGTTCCGCCGCGGCGCACGATCCGCCTCGACA
Proteins encoded:
- a CDS encoding class I SAM-dependent DNA methyltransferase, whose protein sequence is MTSTLIEQAERRDYQKLFLIDLNWSRPDHPPVTYEHEGRPVTATNVSSYKGLRVWVVNEKPDSKLEAMLDQQLAKTSTDRIVIFHDDSEQVWRWPVRRAVGNSTTTRLSRHKHRNGDPDPRFAAKLDVIRLPFDVLLDSNSVLAKVRQAFDVEAQNETKYASKLMARLYAAMEKAYPSTKDPKVRDHEISVTLARILFLMFGDDTDMWPEGLFQDFIRDHTAADGSDIGAKLTRLFAYLDTPPKERGDIGPELDGFRYVNGGIFNEHLTLPAMNAEFRAAVLDACDRDWQTISPAIFGSMFQSVRDAQTRRELGEHYTSEENILKTLNPLFLDELRAEFDHIKTLGKYEADRLRKLRDKLGRIRYLDPACGCGNFIIVAYRELRDLELAIMERLQEITGDPAMLLANYGLKVTLDHFYGIEIDEWPARIAETAMFLIDRQCDLKLTERLGWAPDRLPIHEQATIVSNVSALKLDWALVCPPTEDTIVAGNPPFLGHATRSDAQAEELRDAWGKDDISRLDYVTGWHAKSLHYFQNTAGKFAFVTTNSITQGDPVPHLFAPIFEAGWRIKFAHRTFPWTSEAAGKAAVHCVIVGFAKTLDGAKPRLFDHPATGQQGAERQVATINAYLVDGPNVFVTKRSQPLVPGLPEATFGNMPRDDGNLIVLPADYDGVFHDPIARRYLRPFLGAEEVLHGKQRWCLWLTGLDPADLHRSAILRERVDAVRLFRLKSTAASTRQMAQTPHLFGQRPALHTEPYLVIPRVSSELRDYYPVRRVTPDVIASDATFTANDSTGLLFAVISSAMFMAWQATVGGRLKSDLRFSNTIVWNNLPLPDLGEGARRDIIAAGRSVEDARDRHPQRTLADLYRPDVMPADLREAHRILDAAVDKAFGARGTTPTLEERQRVLFQRYEHLTGPLTATGIASRGRRS
- a CDS encoding helicase-related protein, with translation MPNIFDNITDDTRLGLALVDSLKDFDTVDVATGYFDLRGWSTFADIIDTKPTPAPGARATARILVGMIAPAEPEQLLNSLQDQVQPPAYGSDIHDREKALARRDRLVKHLRTQLMRGLATASGQKTLQTLKRQLHDGLVDMKVFTEKPLHGKTYIFHAPDKKHGSCWAYVGSSNLTGAGLHRNLELNIDVQDSDATTKLATWFDERWNDPFSLTITEEIIDLIADSWADDQQPTPFEVYLKVCHSLAQDARDGMGYVLPTSMSTLLLDYQESAVRTLSRRIVRRGGTMLGDVVGLGKTLTAVATALMLQAAEDYSTLVLCPKNLEPMWTEHLEAYDINGRVVPYSMVDKVLPELKRFNLVICDESHNLRNNGTIAYEAIHRYIRANGSKVLLLTATPYNLAFTDVANQIGLYIDEDDDLGLVPTEALRADPNLASKVDGKINTLTAFRRSEEPEDWKRLMSDHLVRRTRSFIKRTARKELVTNPDGTQSEREYLQFANGEKFHFPTRIATPLSHAFTSDDPAALMEDNATLDAIRDLILPRYRLADYDNPRAPHTPTDTKNLDDIRSGRGNVSGFVRISLFKRLSSSGHSFILSLQRQRARNELFLHAIDNKLPIPLGSFTDKQIAVTDDDIEGDGDLHGSIATRYTTLMKSPPAKTKWVNSTVFKTTLRKDLAKDNDTITGLLDRFGNWDPTRDSKMNALVDLLTTQHAGEKVLVFTEYSDTAEYIADALTSAGIDHVGLATGDTDNPAGIARRFSPHSNKLPSQVVVDPAAIEDPIDVLIATDVLSEGQNLQDAHIVVNYDLPWAIIRIIQRAGRVDRIGQKSKTVHLYLVTHEKIEQQIRLRQRIKDRLGAAAEAFGSDEKFFGGEREIKILDDFYKGRITDDDSDDEAEADSVSEAWLVWSKALEHHPTITTKVLGMQDMIHSTRAQHFHENHGSVTCYVATTSGVDAFATSTNTEQRILTPLEALRIFRAEPDTPTAPLRADHFEREEALVQGPLKTETVAAGNLKGIRKWAWGRLGGTLFGGKATEALDALHERPLTEHATMRLTQARRNKYSLDDLVDLINQLHDEDRLVIGGADTDTIKIVCSLGVQDA